Proteins from a single region of Sporosarcina sp. P33:
- a CDS encoding YwhD family protein, with protein sequence MASEQNSKPKLGFTIIKNDPTDGHKGFGIGSLSLENISPVIIDVEAGTAQVEMGAMHARSDTERGIKFTTDRKDSEGGKPYWLVWVTIDYREEGPYYAGITACEMVINREKRRGYKLLADHVNRMDKSMKRHIIVDDMDDRSKKILKDFLQSHNAELWERSTPELHEGLRTE encoded by the coding sequence ATGGCAAGTGAGCAAAATTCAAAACCAAAGTTAGGCTTTACCATCATAAAAAACGACCCGACAGACGGTCATAAAGGATTCGGCATCGGGTCGCTGTCGCTGGAAAACATTTCGCCGGTGATCATTGACGTAGAAGCAGGCACTGCCCAAGTGGAAATGGGCGCGATGCATGCCCGCAGTGATACAGAACGCGGCATTAAGTTTACGACTGACCGGAAAGACTCAGAAGGCGGCAAACCGTACTGGCTTGTCTGGGTAACCATTGATTACCGTGAAGAAGGACCTTATTATGCGGGGATCACGGCGTGTGAAATGGTCATCAACCGTGAAAAGCGACGCGGCTATAAATTATTGGCGGATCACGTCAATCGAATGGACAAGTCGATGAAGCGCCATATTATCGTAGACGATATGGATGACCGTTCAAAAAAGATTCTAAAGGACTTCCTGCAGTCGCATAATGCGGAATTATGGGAACGCAGTACACCTGAATTACATGAAGGTTTGCGTACGGAATAA